One genomic region from Mycobacterium basiliense encodes:
- the ndk gene encoding nucleoside-diphosphate kinase codes for MSERTLVLIKPDGVQRQLVGEIISRIERKGLTIVALELRNVSEEVASRHYAEHEGKPFFGSLLEFITSGPVVAAVVAGPRAIAAFRQLAGGTDPVDKATPGTIRGDFGLETQFNLVHGSDSAESAQREIALWFPAV; via the coding sequence GTGAGCGAACGGACCCTCGTACTGATCAAGCCCGACGGTGTGCAGCGCCAACTTGTCGGCGAGATCATCAGCCGCATCGAGCGCAAGGGCCTCACCATCGTGGCCCTGGAGCTCAGAAACGTCAGTGAGGAGGTGGCCAGCCGTCACTACGCCGAACACGAAGGCAAGCCATTCTTCGGATCGTTGTTAGAGTTCATTACTTCCGGACCGGTCGTGGCGGCCGTCGTGGCGGGTCCCCGGGCGATTGCCGCGTTTCGTCAGCTCGCCGGTGGCACCGACCCGGTCGACAAGGCCACGCCCGGCACCATCCGAGGTGACTTCGGCCTGGAGACCCAGTTCAACCTGGTGCACGGCTCGGACTCCGCCGAATCGGCGCAGCGCGAAATCGCGCTGTGGTTTCCCGCCGTTTAG
- a CDS encoding DUF4233 domain-containing protein, which translates to MTERPQRPADPGDPAPRADPWKSFGAVMAATLLLESIVVLLAIPVVGAVGGGLNPVALGYLVGLTALLVLLAGLQRRSWAIWVNLGVQLVLVAGFWVYPGIGFIGILFALVWGLIAYFRAEVRRRERQGLPPPP; encoded by the coding sequence ATGACGGAGCGACCCCAGCGGCCGGCCGACCCCGGCGATCCGGCGCCGCGGGCTGACCCGTGGAAGAGCTTCGGCGCGGTGATGGCCGCGACATTGCTGCTCGAGTCGATTGTGGTGTTGTTGGCGATACCGGTCGTGGGGGCGGTGGGCGGCGGCCTGAACCCGGTGGCGCTGGGTTACCTCGTCGGTTTGACCGCGCTGCTGGTTTTGCTGGCCGGACTGCAACGCAGATCGTGGGCGATCTGGGTGAACCTTGGCGTGCAGCTGGTCCTCGTCGCCGGTTTCTGGGTGTACCCCGGCATCGGCTTCATCGGAATCTTGTTTGCCCTGGTGTGGGGGCTGATCGCGTATTTCCGCGCCGAGGTGCGCCGGCGGGAGCGACAGGGACTGCCGCCGCCACCTTGA
- the folC gene encoding bifunctional tetrahydrofolate synthase/dihydrofolate synthase, with protein sequence MSFESQEFPELGQDREAGPTPDEIASLLQVEHLLDQRWPETRIEPSLTRISALMDLLGSPQLGYPSIHIAGTNGKTSVARMVDALVTALYQRTGRTTSPHLQSVVERISIDGKPISPARYVATYREIEPFVHMIDRQSQEAGGPAMSKFEVLTAMAFAAFADAPVDVAVVEVGLGGRWDATNVINAAVTVITPISVDHVDYLGHDIAAIAGEKAGIIHQAADGSPDTVVVIGRQVPEAMEVVLAQAVRAEAAVAREDSEFAVVGRQVAVGGQLLQLQGLGGVYSDVYLPLHGEHQAHNAAVALAAVEAFFGAGARRQLDLEAVRAGFAAVTSPGRLERLRSAPAVFADAAHNPAGASALAHSLSTEFDFRTLIGVVSVMADKDVDGILAALEPVFDSVVVTHNGSPRALDVEALALAAQQRFGPDRVITAANLQDAIDAATALVDDAAADSEAQGVSFSGTGIVITGSVVTAGAARTLFGRDPQ encoded by the coding sequence ATGAGTTTCGAGTCACAGGAATTCCCTGAGCTAGGCCAGGATCGCGAAGCCGGTCCCACGCCGGACGAGATCGCCTCCCTGCTACAGGTCGAGCACCTGTTGGACCAACGCTGGCCGGAAACCCGCATCGAACCGAGCCTGACCCGGATCAGCGCGTTGATGGATCTGCTCGGTTCACCCCAACTCGGCTATCCGTCGATCCACATCGCCGGCACCAACGGCAAGACCTCGGTGGCGCGGATGGTCGATGCGCTGGTCACCGCCCTATATCAGCGCACCGGCAGGACCACCAGCCCCCATCTGCAATCGGTGGTGGAACGTATCTCGATCGACGGAAAGCCGATCAGCCCGGCTCGCTACGTGGCGACCTACCGCGAAATCGAGCCGTTTGTGCACATGATCGACCGGCAGTCGCAAGAGGCCGGTGGACCGGCCATGAGCAAGTTCGAGGTACTCACGGCCATGGCGTTCGCGGCGTTTGCGGACGCGCCCGTCGACGTCGCCGTGGTCGAGGTGGGGCTGGGTGGCCGGTGGGACGCCACCAACGTGATCAACGCTGCGGTGACGGTGATTACCCCGATCAGTGTTGACCACGTCGACTACCTCGGCCACGACATCGCGGCGATCGCCGGGGAGAAGGCCGGCATCATCCACCAGGCCGCCGATGGTTCACCCGACACCGTCGTTGTCATTGGGCGGCAGGTGCCGGAGGCCATGGAGGTGGTGCTGGCCCAAGCGGTGCGCGCCGAAGCCGCGGTGGCCCGGGAGGATTCGGAATTCGCGGTGGTGGGGCGGCAGGTGGCGGTTGGCGGGCAACTGCTGCAACTGCAGGGCCTCGGCGGGGTGTACTCCGACGTCTACCTGCCATTGCACGGTGAGCACCAGGCACACAACGCCGCGGTGGCCTTGGCCGCGGTCGAAGCGTTTTTCGGCGCGGGTGCGCGGCGTCAGCTCGATCTTGAGGCGGTCCGGGCGGGTTTTGCCGCCGTCACCAGTCCCGGCCGGTTGGAGCGCTTACGCAGCGCCCCGGCGGTGTTTGCCGATGCCGCGCACAATCCCGCCGGGGCCAGTGCGCTGGCGCACTCGCTATCCACTGAATTCGATTTCCGCACTCTGATTGGCGTGGTCAGCGTGATGGCCGATAAGGACGTGGACGGAATTTTGGCTGCGTTGGAGCCGGTGTTCGACTCCGTGGTGGTGACCCACAATGGGTCACCGCGCGCACTGGATGTGGAGGCGCTGGCCTTGGCGGCCCAGCAGCGCTTCGGTCCGGATCGGGTGATCACCGCCGCGAACCTGCAAGATGCGATCGACGCGGCAACCGCGCTGGTCGATGACGCGGCCGCCGATTCGGAAGCGCAGGGGGTTTCGTTTTCCGGAACTGGGATCGTCATCACCGGCTCGGTGGTTACCGCCGGGGCCGCCCGGACGCTGTTTGGTCGTGATCCGCAATGA